Proteins encoded by one window of Enterobacter hormaechei subsp. xiangfangensis:
- a CDS encoding SDR family NAD(P)-dependent oxidoreductase: MTLLQTPSFTLHGKRALVTGGSRGIGFAAAVALAQAGAEVWIAARGREALAHAAGLAAEHSLAFHPLELDITDAQEVERVLATLPTPDILVNSAGLARHQPFLEVNEENFDAVMALNLRATFFVSQRVARRMRAGGKGGSIIHISSQMGHVGGPERSVYCASKFALEGLTRTMALELGDAGIRVNTLCPTFIETDLTRSSLADPAFRHYVLDNIKLRRPGRLEDIMGPVVFLASEAAGLITGSALMVDGGWTAT, translated from the coding sequence TCTTTCACCCTGCACGGCAAACGCGCGCTGGTGACCGGCGGGTCAAGAGGGATTGGCTTCGCTGCCGCCGTCGCCCTCGCACAGGCAGGGGCAGAGGTCTGGATTGCCGCCCGGGGCCGCGAGGCGCTTGCGCATGCCGCAGGTCTGGCAGCGGAACACAGCCTCGCATTCCACCCGCTGGAACTGGATATTACCGACGCTCAGGAGGTGGAGCGTGTGCTGGCGACGTTGCCCACGCCCGACATTCTGGTGAACAGTGCCGGGCTGGCCCGCCACCAGCCGTTTCTTGAGGTAAACGAGGAAAATTTCGATGCGGTGATGGCGCTTAACCTGCGCGCCACCTTTTTTGTCAGCCAGCGCGTGGCGCGCAGAATGCGGGCGGGCGGTAAGGGGGGATCGATTATTCACATCTCATCGCAAATGGGACACGTTGGCGGCCCCGAGCGTAGCGTGTACTGTGCCTCCAAATTCGCGCTTGAAGGGTTAACCCGAACGATGGCGCTGGAGCTGGGCGATGCGGGGATCCGCGTCAATACGCTGTGCCCGACCTTCATTGAAACCGACCTGACGCGTTCGTCGCTTGCCGATCCGGCGTTCCGCCACTACGTGCTGGACAATATCAAGCTGCGCCGGCCAGGCAGGCTGGAGGACATTATGGGGCCGGTAGTGTTCCTCGCCTCTGAGGCCGCCGGGCTGATCACCGGCAGCGCCCTGATGGTTGACGGCGGCTGGACGGCTACGTGA